A DNA window from Paenibacillus andongensis contains the following coding sequences:
- a CDS encoding TIGR01457 family HAD-type hydrolase, producing the protein MNGFLIDLDGTLYRGHEPIPHAAAFIHWLHQHQLKYLLVTNNSSRTPEQVADHLQELGIEVPAAAVYTSSQAAAQYLTEQRGGNRVHMVGEAGLRIALEASGFALSDGTTPDYVVQGIDRSFSYEKLTEAVRHLKHGATYVLTNPDRMLPSDGGLMPGAGSLAASITAASGVEPVVIGKPSPIIMAYAIERLGLPAADVWVIGDNVHTDIRGGMLAGCRTALVLTGVATADNVQEQLASASLTPDLVCDDLQHFIAQFKEWGS; encoded by the coding sequence ATGAATGGTTTTCTCATTGATTTGGACGGTACACTGTATAGGGGGCATGAACCGATTCCCCATGCAGCGGCATTCATTCATTGGCTGCACCAGCACCAATTAAAGTACTTACTCGTGACGAACAATTCATCTCGCACGCCAGAGCAGGTTGCCGATCATCTGCAAGAGCTCGGGATTGAGGTTCCAGCGGCTGCCGTCTATACGTCTTCACAGGCGGCCGCTCAGTACTTGACCGAGCAGCGCGGAGGTAACCGCGTGCATATGGTCGGAGAAGCCGGACTGCGGATCGCCTTGGAGGCGTCCGGCTTCGCCCTTAGTGATGGGACGACGCCGGATTACGTCGTCCAAGGCATTGACCGCAGCTTCTCCTATGAGAAGCTGACGGAAGCGGTCCGCCATCTGAAGCATGGCGCGACCTATGTGTTAACCAATCCCGACCGCATGCTGCCGTCGGATGGTGGGCTTATGCCAGGGGCTGGCTCCCTGGCAGCTTCGATCACCGCCGCCTCGGGCGTGGAGCCCGTGGTGATCGGCAAGCCTTCGCCGATCATCATGGCTTACGCCATCGAGCGGCTCGGGCTGCCTGCCGCCGATGTCTGGGTCATCGGCGATAACGTGCATACCGACATCCGCGGAGGCATGTTGGCGGGATGCCGCACGGCGCTCGTGTTGACCGGTGTCGCCACGGCGGACAACGTGCAAGAGCAGCTAGCGTCGGCGAGCTTGACGCCGGACTTGGTCTGCGATGATTTGCAGCATTTCATCGCGCAGTTCAAAGAATGGGGCAGCTAA
- a CDS encoding PAS domain-containing sensor histidine kinase, translating into MIKQHITARNWSLYQLALVYHIIVICLIWTNFYFIHPLAYVQDKPWIGLFFDVILFGSILGLALFGIKIVKKRESSINETAKRYKSLYDNHPDSIISFSLDGEVLSANHGLESLLGLARETSMLTSFIPMINPPDLLKALHHFQVASAGMSQNFEAAFVHQKGYPIQSNVTFVPTMVDGSIVGVYAILKDLTEVKEQKKVIDKLYKQNQLILNSVSEGIYGIDMSGRTIFWNKAAEAITGWKVDEMLGRQIHNLIRPVKSDGSLYPPEESPILSTILNHEVSAMQEDMFWRKDETTFPVMYMSSPMLEGKGQLLGTVITFKDITELKKTQELLIKSDKLSAVGQLAAGVAHEIRNPLTALKGFLQLLKTNNAKEKYYIEIMQNELKRIEFIVNEFLFVSKPQATHFATQTLDSIVTSTIELLQPQALLGNIQIEAELKPDLPPVSCDEHQLKQVFINIMKNALEAMPVGGTMRIQALLDHNPNYITIRFIDQGCGIAPERLPKLGEPFYSTKEKGTGLGLMVCYRIIEAHGGFMEIRSKLEEGTTVEITLPSTK; encoded by the coding sequence ATGATTAAACAGCATATTACTGCTCGAAATTGGAGTTTATATCAACTTGCGCTTGTTTATCATATTATTGTTATATGTTTGATTTGGACAAATTTCTACTTTATACATCCTCTTGCATACGTACAAGATAAGCCATGGATAGGTCTATTTTTCGATGTCATTCTTTTCGGTTCAATTCTTGGATTAGCTTTATTTGGCATTAAAATAGTAAAAAAAAGAGAATCTTCCATTAATGAAACCGCGAAGCGATATAAATCTCTTTATGATAATCATCCTGATTCTATTATCTCGTTTAGCTTAGACGGCGAAGTATTGTCCGCTAATCATGGATTGGAAAGTCTCCTTGGACTAGCTCGTGAAACATCGATGTTAACTTCCTTCATTCCTATGATCAATCCGCCCGATCTGCTCAAAGCATTGCATCATTTCCAAGTGGCTTCCGCCGGGATGTCGCAAAATTTCGAGGCTGCTTTTGTTCATCAGAAAGGATACCCTATCCAATCCAATGTAACTTTCGTACCGACGATGGTAGACGGCAGTATTGTTGGGGTTTATGCCATTCTCAAAGATTTAACCGAAGTCAAAGAACAGAAGAAGGTCATCGATAAGCTGTATAAGCAAAATCAACTCATTCTCAATTCCGTTTCGGAAGGTATTTATGGGATTGATATGAGTGGTCGGACGATTTTCTGGAATAAGGCCGCTGAGGCTATAACCGGATGGAAAGTAGATGAAATGCTGGGCCGACAAATTCATAATCTCATTCGACCCGTTAAGAGCGATGGTTCTCTTTATCCACCTGAGGAAAGTCCTATTTTGAGTACTATTTTGAATCATGAAGTTTCTGCTATGCAAGAGGATATGTTCTGGAGAAAAGACGAAACCACCTTCCCGGTCATGTACATGTCTAGTCCAATGCTGGAGGGGAAAGGTCAACTTCTAGGTACAGTTATTACTTTCAAAGACATTACCGAGTTGAAAAAGACGCAAGAGCTGCTAATCAAATCAGACAAGCTGTCAGCTGTTGGGCAGTTGGCTGCTGGCGTTGCTCATGAAATCCGAAATCCGCTAACGGCTTTGAAGGGATTCTTGCAGCTGCTTAAGACGAATAATGCCAAAGAGAAATATTACATAGAAATCATGCAAAATGAACTGAAGCGTATTGAATTTATTGTGAATGAGTTCTTGTTTGTATCCAAACCGCAGGCGACACATTTCGCAACGCAAACCTTGGATTCCATTGTCACAAGCACAATTGAACTCCTTCAACCTCAAGCACTGCTTGGAAATATTCAAATTGAAGCCGAACTTAAGCCAGATCTGCCGCCTGTCTCCTGTGATGAGCATCAGCTTAAGCAGGTTTTCATCAATATTATGAAAAATGCGTTGGAAGCTATGCCAGTAGGTGGTACAATGCGGATTCAAGCTCTTTTGGATCATAACCCAAACTACATAACTATACGTTTCATCGATCAAGGGTGCGGTATTGCACCAGAGCGGCTGCCCAAGCTCGGCGAACCGTTTTATAGTACGAAAGAAAAAGGAACAGGACTAGGTCTTATGGTCTGTTACCGAATTATCGAAGCACACGGCGGTTTTATGGAAATTCGCAGTAAATTAGAAGAAGGAACGACGGTAGAGATCACACTTCCTTCCACGAAATAA
- a CDS encoding chemotaxis protein CheX: MKAEYINPFLESARIVIEQVANIRPTTGLLGVKDVKFVEKYIWIQIGMTGQMEGDIVFGLAEDVALKMVSAMMGGFVITEMDEMGKSAISELGNMISGNASTMLFNQGVRVDITPPKIVQSATAAGFVPKKALTIPLIMDNIGELDIQVLIT; encoded by the coding sequence ATGAAGGCTGAGTACATTAATCCCTTTTTGGAGTCGGCTAGAATTGTCATCGAGCAAGTTGCTAACATTCGCCCAACAACGGGGCTGCTCGGCGTTAAAGACGTCAAATTTGTGGAAAAGTATATCTGGATCCAAATAGGGATGACTGGGCAGATGGAAGGCGATATTGTTTTCGGCTTAGCTGAGGATGTTGCTTTGAAAATGGTTTCTGCCATGATGGGTGGATTTGTTATTACAGAAATGGATGAAATGGGTAAGAGCGCCATCTCTGAGCTGGGTAATATGATTAGCGGGAATGCAAGCACGATGCTCTTCAATCAAGGGGTTAGGGTGGATATTACACCACCGAAGATTGTTCAATCTGCGACGGCTGCAGGATTTGTGCCGAAGAAAGCATTGACCATACCTTTGATTATGGATAACATTGGCGAACTGGACATTCAAGTATTAATCACGTAA
- a CDS encoding SDR family NAD(P)-dependent oxidoreductase, with product MNISNKIVLITGASSGIGAVMAQQFAAKGAIPILTARSSAKLEEIASGLQGQHAVYEMDVTNTEQVNEVVGQIIAKFGRIDILINNAGYGIFESFTEAPLAHFEEMMNVNYMGLVRCTQAVLPHMLKAGSGHIVNVASMAGKIGSAKSTGYSATKHAVLGFTNSLRQELNRTGISITAINPGPISTPFFDKADPSGNYVKNVAWFMLKPEKVVKALLHAIEKNIPEKDLPFVAGMGIKLFHLFPRMFDRLASGILNKK from the coding sequence TTGAACATTTCGAACAAAATCGTCTTGATTACAGGAGCTTCGAGCGGCATTGGCGCCGTTATGGCACAGCAATTTGCAGCCAAAGGAGCCATTCCTATTTTAACTGCACGCAGTTCAGCTAAACTTGAAGAAATTGCTTCAGGCTTGCAAGGGCAGCACGCTGTTTACGAGATGGATGTCACGAATACGGAGCAAGTTAATGAAGTTGTGGGACAAATTATAGCCAAATTTGGTCGTATTGATATTTTGATTAATAACGCGGGGTACGGGATATTTGAGTCGTTTACAGAGGCGCCGCTTGCACATTTTGAAGAAATGATGAATGTAAATTACATGGGCTTAGTTCGCTGTACCCAAGCTGTTCTGCCTCATATGTTGAAGGCTGGGAGCGGTCATATTGTGAACGTGGCTTCTATGGCGGGTAAGATTGGTTCGGCCAAATCGACGGGGTATTCCGCGACTAAGCATGCAGTATTAGGCTTCACAAACAGCTTGCGGCAGGAGCTAAATAGAACTGGGATCTCAATAACTGCGATAAACCCGGGACCCATCTCAACACCTTTCTTTGATAAAGCAGACCCGAGCGGTAACTATGTCAAAAATGTGGCTTGGTTTATGCTTAAACCGGAGAAAGTCGTCAAAGCACTCCTACATGCGATAGAAAAAAACATTCCCGAGAAAGATCTTCCTTTTGTAGCTGGAATGGGGATCAAATTATTTCATCTATTCCCGCGAATGTTCGATCGCTTGGCATCAGGCATTTTAAATAAAAAATAA
- a CDS encoding YusU family protein: MNTDFENEFNSLVFKTAELITGDTSPEMLEKIKIWAFFNHVHKSLPALTSHWNQTHPEGKAEVRRIFEEIRELNQTLQAAKKPEQT, translated from the coding sequence ATGAATACAGATTTTGAGAACGAATTTAATTCCTTAGTGTTCAAAACAGCTGAACTCATCACAGGCGATACTTCACCTGAAATGCTTGAGAAAATTAAGATATGGGCATTTTTTAATCATGTTCATAAATCGCTGCCGGCGCTAACCTCCCACTGGAACCAAACGCATCCAGAGGGCAAAGCCGAAGTACGTCGCATTTTTGAAGAAATTCGAGAATTAAACCAGACCTTGCAAGCGGCGAAAAAGCCGGAACAGACTTAG
- a CDS encoding alpha/beta hydrolase family protein, producing the protein MSIALDVIQDGQLVGKEQIRCFVKHISLYILTYVSQGLKVKGLLAVPDGTSPRPAVIYCRGGIKRVGMVRKRRMISMAKRGYVVFAPYYRGNEGGEGREDFGGEDRFDLFHAIPMVQSLEEVLPGPVPLIGFSRGAVMAMRAARECSGVGPVVVWGGVSDMLDTYEQRADLRRMLKRVVGHPKKQVEAYIDRSPAYWANEIDSPIYIIHGTKDSQVDVGHARKLANSLEQAGKDYRMALYAGLEHRFPRKDDEKALDDIFTWLDEKLQRSKQEVFST; encoded by the coding sequence ATGTCCATAGCACTAGATGTTATCCAAGATGGTCAATTAGTAGGTAAAGAGCAAATTCGCTGCTTCGTGAAGCATATATCGCTTTACATTCTTACTTATGTAAGTCAAGGCCTAAAAGTGAAAGGCCTATTGGCCGTTCCAGATGGAACAAGTCCGCGACCTGCTGTCATTTACTGCCGCGGCGGCATTAAACGTGTTGGGATGGTTCGTAAACGAAGAATGATATCGATGGCTAAACGCGGCTACGTCGTCTTTGCTCCTTATTATCGAGGAAATGAAGGTGGTGAAGGACGGGAGGATTTTGGCGGGGAAGACAGGTTCGATTTGTTTCATGCTATTCCAATGGTGCAATCATTAGAGGAAGTGTTGCCAGGACCCGTACCATTGATCGGATTTTCCAGAGGTGCTGTTATGGCCATGCGTGCTGCCCGAGAGTGCAGCGGGGTTGGTCCTGTTGTCGTTTGGGGTGGTGTAAGTGACATGTTAGATACTTATGAGCAGCGTGCGGATTTAAGGCGTATGCTCAAACGGGTTGTCGGACATCCGAAGAAACAAGTCGAGGCTTACATCGATCGGTCCCCAGCCTATTGGGCAAATGAAATCGACTCGCCCATCTATATTATTCATGGAACGAAAGATTCACAAGTGGACGTCGGACATGCAAGAAAACTGGCTAATTCTCTGGAGCAAGCCGGTAAAGATTATAGGATGGCGTTATATGCAGGACTTGAGCATCGATTTCCTCGAAAAGATGATGAAAAAGCTTTGGATGACATATTTACATGGCTCGATGAGAAGCTTCAACGAAGTAAGCAGGAAGTCTTTTCCACTTAA
- a CDS encoding RNA polymerase sigma factor, translated as MQEQIYQEFYLLVYPMIYFILRDHATVEDIIQESFLRAVRKAPLLTEIDKYESWVKKLTRNVTLNHLRKHKRNRDELEAELNLFVKEAASTSEYLVPLDQEVELKLMREAIITYVNQLSPSYRQIIAMKWIHNLSYKDMAIELGVTEGVVRQRLFRARDVIKQRLLEEWGSGG; from the coding sequence GTGCAGGAACAGATATATCAAGAGTTCTATCTCCTCGTATATCCCATGATTTACTTCATATTGAGGGATCATGCGACGGTGGAAGACATTATCCAAGAGTCATTTCTTAGGGCTGTTCGTAAAGCGCCTTTATTGACTGAGATTGATAAATATGAAAGCTGGGTTAAGAAGTTAACTCGGAATGTTACACTGAATCATCTTCGTAAGCACAAGCGCAACCGAGATGAGCTGGAAGCTGAACTCAACCTCTTCGTCAAGGAAGCGGCATCAACATCTGAATATCTGGTCCCACTGGATCAAGAAGTCGAGCTGAAGCTAATGCGCGAGGCTATTATCACCTACGTCAATCAGCTTAGTCCCTCCTACAGACAAATTATTGCGATGAAATGGATCCATAATTTATCTTACAAAGATATGGCTATTGAGCTTGGTGTAACGGAGGGAGTTGTTCGACAACGCTTGTTCCGGGCACGTGATGTGATTAAACAGAGACTGCTTGAAGAGTGGGGATCTGGCGGATAA
- a CDS encoding DEAD/DEAH box helicase has translation MSTSFEQLQIAQSYLDKLQELGIGEPTPIQAEGIPVLKQGKDAIIQSQTGTGKTLAYLLPALERIDPTQKQLQVLVVVPTRELGMQIMQEIEKFTEGGPIRSQSLIGGAAIVRQVEKLRLHPHIVVGTPGRLLELMKIKKLTLHHVKIGIVDEVDQVFELGSMQDVEAVLKGMLKSSQMVFVSATIPQSTEQAAGRWLKDPVIIKINPSQRTAETLEHMYVVCQEREKIDTLRRLVRLIKPTSAIVFINVTDDIAQVVGKLQYVGLSVEALYGEASKQDRAKVMGNFREGKFQLLLATDVAARGLDIEGVTHVFHLDPATNAEYYLHRVGRTGRMGREGTTISIVTPKEQFILEKFEKQLGITIAPKAMFEGRLVDPAQDRSAATMRSRREAARPSGAAPTRSSAGARDAAAPAGAVRTNAAAPDARGQSSAAPAKPAAQANTAAGSKAVSKAQRERDRKSKGAPRWLKEKQQNKE, from the coding sequence TTGAGTACAAGCTTTGAACAACTGCAGATCGCGCAGTCCTATTTAGATAAATTGCAAGAATTAGGGATTGGTGAGCCAACACCCATTCAAGCCGAAGGTATTCCTGTTTTAAAGCAAGGGAAGGATGCCATCATTCAATCACAAACAGGTACGGGAAAAACATTAGCCTATTTGCTTCCGGCATTAGAACGAATCGATCCTACACAAAAACAACTGCAGGTGCTTGTTGTCGTTCCCACTAGGGAGCTAGGTATGCAAATCATGCAGGAAATTGAGAAGTTCACAGAGGGTGGACCGATTCGTTCTCAATCTCTTATCGGTGGAGCGGCCATTGTTAGACAAGTAGAAAAGCTTCGATTACACCCTCATATTGTTGTTGGTACGCCGGGTCGCTTGCTTGAACTTATGAAAATAAAGAAGCTAACGCTACATCATGTGAAAATAGGTATTGTTGATGAAGTAGACCAAGTATTCGAGCTGGGTTCCATGCAGGATGTTGAAGCAGTCCTTAAAGGAATGCTTAAGTCCAGTCAGATGGTGTTTGTCTCTGCGACGATCCCTCAAAGCACCGAGCAAGCTGCGGGGAGATGGCTCAAAGATCCTGTAATTATTAAAATCAATCCGAGCCAGCGCACAGCCGAAACATTGGAACATATGTATGTCGTGTGTCAGGAGCGTGAAAAGATTGATACGCTAAGAAGACTTGTGCGACTAATTAAGCCTACATCAGCTATCGTGTTTATCAACGTTACGGACGATATTGCCCAAGTGGTGGGCAAACTCCAGTACGTTGGTTTATCTGTTGAAGCCTTGTACGGAGAAGCGAGCAAACAAGATCGAGCCAAAGTGATGGGGAATTTCCGCGAGGGGAAATTTCAATTGCTGCTGGCAACGGACGTTGCCGCAAGAGGGCTTGATATTGAAGGCGTGACCCACGTCTTCCACTTGGATCCTGCGACTAACGCGGAGTATTATCTCCACCGCGTAGGCAGGACCGGTCGGATGGGCCGCGAGGGCACGACCATCTCTATCGTGACGCCGAAGGAGCAGTTCATTCTCGAGAAATTCGAGAAGCAGCTCGGCATCACGATCGCGCCGAAGGCGATGTTCGAGGGCCGGCTCGTCGACCCGGCCCAGGACCGCAGTGCGGCGACGATGCGCAGCCGCCGCGAAGCTGCGCGCCCGAGCGGCGCAGCACCTACGCGCAGCTCCGCTGGCGCGCGGGATGCTGCCGCGCCAGCGGGCGCGGTCCGCACTAACGCCGCGGCGCCTGACGCGCGCGGCCAGAGCAGCGCGGCCCCGGCGAAGCCGGCGGCGCAGGCGAACACGGCCGCCGGCAGCAAGGCCGTGAGTAAAGCCCAGCGCGAGCGAGATCGCAAGAGCAAGGGCGCTCCTCGCTGGCTCAAAGAAAAGCAGCAGAACAAAGAGTAG
- a CDS encoding MFS transporter gives MKRLLIMGCLSYLLTGCTHVIFGAVLPELLTHYGRSYSDGGMLVFLEFGGFLLGVLSMPSLIRRISRRSTITAAFGLLFFAMIAIVLLPPWPITVCLSFIAGVAFGLVESCISTFVLMAAKNNQAIAFNKLEVFFGLGALFMPIISSILIASGLWKYGFLLLGLSALATGIVWSKLSLGEHDALLAHKADRTQRTEKPPALTKSSLTFLLLLMIVFFLYVGMENTIVNFLPSIFTDQLHASSSVSSLAVTAFWLAMVIGRIFAGVVAEKMTYFRYLAVSFAGSLLTVLIWVFSTNLWSSFAVVLLLGLFMSGMFAVALIYANQLLPGRTEQTTSTLIAAGGFGGSILPLGVGWGMDRFDVGVSIWFVLIGMCVVLGIILYSRRWNVQNTQSV, from the coding sequence ATGAAAAGACTACTTATTATGGGGTGCTTGTCATACTTGTTAACAGGCTGTACCCACGTTATATTTGGCGCTGTTTTACCTGAATTACTTACCCATTACGGACGGAGTTACAGTGATGGTGGAATGCTAGTCTTCCTAGAATTCGGTGGTTTCCTTCTAGGTGTTCTCTCTATGCCTAGTCTTATTCGTCGCATTAGTCGCAGAAGTACCATTACAGCGGCTTTTGGTCTTCTCTTTTTCGCCATGATCGCCATTGTTCTACTGCCTCCTTGGCCTATTACGGTTTGTCTCTCATTCATAGCCGGGGTTGCTTTCGGACTTGTTGAATCCTGTATTAGCACCTTTGTATTAATGGCTGCGAAAAATAATCAAGCGATTGCTTTCAATAAGCTCGAGGTTTTCTTCGGCCTCGGGGCGTTATTTATGCCAATTATATCAAGTATCCTTATTGCCAGCGGCTTATGGAAATATGGATTCCTGCTATTAGGTTTAAGTGCACTCGCTACGGGTATTGTCTGGTCGAAACTTTCCTTAGGCGAGCATGATGCGTTATTAGCTCATAAAGCGGATCGCACACAGCGGACAGAGAAACCCCCTGCACTAACGAAGAGCTCATTAACGTTTCTTCTCCTACTCATGATCGTTTTCTTCTTATATGTAGGAATGGAAAATACCATCGTTAACTTCTTGCCATCCATCTTCACCGATCAATTACATGCTTCCAGCTCCGTTTCGTCCCTCGCAGTAACAGCCTTTTGGTTAGCAATGGTGATAGGACGTATATTCGCCGGTGTAGTTGCCGAGAAAATGACTTATTTCCGTTACTTAGCGGTTTCTTTTGCAGGCAGTCTGCTCACCGTACTCATCTGGGTGTTTAGCACGAATCTATGGAGCAGCTTCGCCGTAGTATTATTACTTGGATTATTCATGTCTGGTATGTTCGCAGTAGCTCTCATTTATGCGAATCAGCTGCTTCCAGGGCGTACGGAGCAAACAACGAGTACGCTTATAGCAGCAGGCGGATTTGGTGGTTCAATTCTTCCCTTAGGTGTCGGTTGGGGGATGGACCGATTTGATGTTGGTGTGTCGATTTGGTTTGTACTGATTGGCATGTGTGTCGTGTTAGGCATCATTTTATATTCTCGGAGATGGAACGTTCAGAACACTCAGTCTGTATAG
- a CDS encoding HAD family hydrolase: protein MIKLIVSDLDGTLLDHNKKVSSRELAALRKVKEAGIALCLASGRMNIEMQQVLAEIGHQAYSVSQNGAFIHLDDGSFMKSQLFQPELAYQVYQLLKDFDLVKLICSGEANYITHLTPASDEVQSRTFQPFIVKEDVEQSLVGDFAVCKFSMFGKIETLLELKALMEEKLGDQLELFISDKDCLDIMPLAVSKGSSLLVLIEKLGLQPEEIACFGDSFNDVSMFGITPHSFAMKGAHSEVKQKAMYHVDSVAEAIGHVFAYNENFALEQKGSTAL from the coding sequence ATGATTAAACTTATCGTAAGCGATTTGGACGGCACATTACTTGATCATAATAAGAAAGTTAGTTCTAGAGAATTAGCTGCACTAAGGAAAGTTAAAGAAGCTGGTATTGCACTTTGTTTGGCATCAGGAAGAATGAATATTGAAATGCAGCAGGTACTGGCTGAAATTGGTCATCAGGCCTATTCCGTCTCGCAAAATGGCGCATTCATTCATTTAGACGACGGTTCGTTCATGAAATCCCAACTTTTTCAACCTGAATTGGCTTATCAAGTGTACCAACTGCTTAAGGATTTTGATCTCGTCAAGCTCATCTGCTCGGGGGAAGCGAATTATATCACGCATTTGACTCCTGCTTCCGATGAGGTACAATCCCGGACGTTCCAACCTTTTATAGTAAAAGAAGATGTGGAGCAGTCGTTGGTAGGGGATTTTGCTGTTTGTAAGTTCTCGATGTTTGGAAAAATAGAAACGCTTCTTGAGCTTAAGGCTCTAATGGAGGAAAAGCTTGGGGATCAGTTAGAGCTGTTCATTTCCGACAAAGATTGTCTGGATATTATGCCTCTCGCTGTTTCAAAAGGCAGTTCTCTGCTTGTTCTTATAGAAAAATTGGGCTTGCAGCCAGAAGAAATTGCTTGTTTCGGTGACTCTTTCAACGATGTATCGATGTTCGGCATCACTCCTCATAGTTTTGCTATGAAAGGGGCTCATTCGGAGGTCAAACAAAAGGCAATGTACCATGTTGATTCTGTTGCAGAAGCCATTGGTCATGTATTTGCTTATAACGAGAACTTTGCATTAGAACAAAAAGGAAGCACTGCTTTATGA
- a CDS encoding DeoR/GlpR family DNA-binding transcription regulator: MFQEERLISIVEYLKSNKRITVDLICELYEVSRDTARRDMVKLEEQGTIVRTRGGAILPTLSKEVGDYDQRLQAESSSKLTIGKTAAALVQDGDYIMMDASTTVLHAATALSSKQNIVVTSSIEIAAILTRKDETTIHILGGVLDNKHHSVYGAKAIEMLNDYHVDKLLIGTCGITEEGLSAPNEEDCYLVRAMMQHADQVIVLADHSKFGKRLFHRVVGFESIDILVTDQALSPEMKEKLLACDVEIVLAGGEDQDD; this comes from the coding sequence TTGTTTCAAGAAGAAAGACTTATTTCAATCGTCGAATACTTAAAATCAAATAAGCGAATTACCGTTGATCTCATTTGTGAGCTTTATGAAGTTTCAAGGGACACAGCTAGACGTGACATGGTTAAGCTCGAAGAGCAAGGGACCATCGTTCGAACGCGCGGTGGAGCCATCCTCCCTACCCTTTCCAAAGAAGTTGGCGATTATGATCAAAGGCTGCAAGCAGAGTCTTCCTCGAAGCTAACGATTGGCAAGACAGCTGCAGCACTCGTTCAAGATGGCGATTATATCATGATGGATGCCTCGACCACAGTCCTTCATGCCGCCACCGCACTTAGCTCCAAACAAAATATCGTCGTGACAAGTTCAATTGAAATTGCTGCTATACTCACTCGTAAAGATGAAACAACGATCCATATTCTGGGCGGTGTACTGGATAACAAACACCATAGCGTATATGGAGCGAAAGCGATCGAGATGTTAAATGACTATCATGTTGATAAGCTGCTCATCGGAACTTGCGGAATTACAGAAGAAGGGCTGTCTGCTCCCAATGAAGAGGATTGTTATCTGGTGAGAGCCATGATGCAGCATGCGGACCAAGTTATTGTACTGGCGGATCATTCCAAATTCGGAAAGCGATTGTTTCATCGTGTAGTAGGCTTCGAGAGTATTGACATCCTCGTAACGGATCAGGCATTAAGCCCTGAGATGAAAGAGAAATTACTTGCATGTGATGTGGAAATCGTATTAGCAGGAGGAGAAGACCAAGATGATTAA